One genomic segment of Pseudonocardia sp. T1-2H includes these proteins:
- a CDS encoding integrase core domain-containing protein: protein MGSIGDCFDNALAESFFSSMQVELLDRRPWRTRQELASAIFEWIEAFYNPVRRHSGLDYLSPSTTNEPTPRSLARPEPHTPRDRGRINESVAAGEGHGRQPA, encoded by the coding sequence ATGGGCTCGATCGGGGACTGCTTCGACAACGCTCTCGCGGAGAGCTTCTTCTCCTCGATGCAGGTCGAGCTACTCGATCGCCGGCCCTGGCGCACCAGGCAGGAACTGGCGAGCGCGATCTTCGAGTGGATCGAGGCCTTCTACAACCCCGTCCGGCGCCACTCCGGGCTGGACTACCTCTCCCCATCGACTACGAACGAACCCACACCCCGGTCGCTGGCGCGGCCTGAACCCCATACCCCACGTGATCGGGGGAGGATCAACGAGTCCGTGGCGGCGGGGGAAGGTCACGGCCGCCAGCCAGCTTGA
- a CDS encoding alpha/beta hydrolase, with amino-acid sequence MSRVGAVVASLAFTTVCMAAACAGTPSGAQQPDAVYASTPCPQPNVAGVPDLDIPPGVQCGYLTVPENRSKPDGRKIRIFVMRAPAVSATPKPDPIVYLSGGPGGAGSFEVTSMIKKGLNADREVIFADQRGTHHADPLLGCPEVDQYVNDAISVPFTAESTTAGDAAAVQKCRNRLAAAGVDLAAYNTAENSADIADLRVALGIDTWNVYGVSYGSNLALSVLRDHPQGIRSVVLDSVSPPNNNIAEAWWAAPASSFKAIFAACAAQPSCASAYPNLAADFTATVNRLEETPVVVQAKDASGAPLTVNIDGFPFAYAVIMASERGDASGVPKMITDMARGDASSTVAAMLALQTPPVIVGLAGYGLAFGVFCSEEANLTTEEAALTKARSVLPGFPDGVLRVQPKQGRLFTECPIWNVGKADAAAMAPTVSDVPVLIMEGEFDAATAPEWVNLVTPHLKNSQLVNFPFTGHAVLPKSTCAQSTMIGFLDNPAPPVDHTCAATTTLTFTTR; translated from the coding sequence ATGAGCCGGGTCGGCGCAGTCGTGGCGTCCCTTGCCTTCACCACCGTCTGTATGGCGGCCGCCTGTGCCGGAACCCCGTCCGGCGCCCAGCAACCCGATGCTGTCTACGCGAGCACGCCCTGTCCCCAACCGAATGTCGCAGGCGTCCCCGACCTCGACATTCCACCCGGTGTTCAGTGTGGCTACCTGACCGTCCCGGAGAATCGGTCCAAGCCCGACGGGCGGAAGATCCGCATCTTCGTGATGCGCGCACCCGCCGTCTCGGCCACACCCAAGCCCGACCCCATTGTGTACTTGTCGGGCGGCCCAGGCGGTGCTGGGTCGTTCGAGGTGACATCGATGATCAAGAAGGGTCTGAACGCCGACCGCGAGGTCATCTTCGCTGATCAGCGCGGGACCCATCACGCCGACCCTCTCCTCGGATGTCCCGAGGTCGATCAGTACGTCAACGATGCCATCAGCGTTCCGTTCACGGCGGAATCCACCACGGCCGGGGACGCCGCGGCCGTTCAGAAGTGCCGAAACCGGTTGGCCGCCGCCGGCGTCGACCTGGCCGCCTACAACACCGCAGAGAATTCCGCCGATATCGCCGATCTGCGCGTGGCGCTGGGCATCGACACCTGGAACGTCTACGGGGTCTCCTACGGATCAAACCTTGCGTTGTCCGTGCTGAGAGATCACCCGCAAGGCATCCGGAGCGTAGTCCTCGATTCGGTGTCGCCGCCGAACAACAACATCGCCGAGGCCTGGTGGGCGGCCCCGGCCAGCTCGTTCAAAGCGATATTCGCAGCGTGTGCGGCCCAGCCATCCTGCGCGAGCGCCTACCCCAACCTGGCGGCGGACTTCACCGCCACCGTGAACCGACTCGAGGAGACGCCGGTCGTCGTACAGGCCAAGGATGCCTCCGGCGCACCACTGACGGTGAACATCGACGGATTTCCTTTCGCCTACGCCGTGATCATGGCTAGCGAGCGAGGCGATGCGTCCGGCGTCCCTAAGATGATCACCGACATGGCGCGAGGCGATGCGAGCTCGACCGTCGCCGCCATGCTTGCGTTGCAGACTCCGCCCGTGATCGTCGGACTGGCCGGCTACGGCCTGGCCTTCGGCGTGTTCTGTTCGGAGGAGGCCAATCTGACGACCGAGGAAGCCGCGCTGACCAAGGCCCGATCGGTGCTCCCGGGCTTCCCCGACGGCGTGCTGCGGGTGCAGCCCAAACAGGGCCGCCTGTTCACCGAATGCCCGATCTGGAACGTCGGAAAGGCCGATGCCGCAGCGATGGCCCCGACCGTGAGCGACGTGCCCGTGCTGATCATGGAGGGCGAATTCGATGCCGCCACCGCCCCCGAGTGGGTCAACCTCGTCACCCCGCACCTCAAGAACTCGCAGCTGGTGAATTTTCCCTTCACCGGCCACGCCGTCCTACCGAAATCGACATGCGCGCAATCGACCATGATCGGGTTCCTCGACAACCCGGCGCCGCCGGTCGACCACACATGCGCGGCGACGACCACGCTGACATTCACCACCCGCTGA
- a CDS encoding APC family permease: protein MVQSSTPARLRRGLGVWEAIGLSLALMAPSMAANINPQGTAGSVGRAVPLAFALATLGVLLVAYTFVRLCQRFHHAGSVYGFVGATLGPRAGVVAGWSLLGTYVFYGVVTSTAAGIFGADALRVLGIWPDQPDWAGFALAAVALLGVLGLAVVRVRGGTRVLLTIEGVTVALIVAVCVVVLVRLAGGTAPGGRTLDASVFTVAPSTGVSALFLGVVFGFLSFAGFEAAATLGEEARDPRRSIPRAILGTAVFGGVYFVFVTTVEVMGFGTDPAGVAAFTASSSLLGDLGAQYVAGWVGHLITIGAAVSAFGCALACAVGASRLLFALTRDGVGPAALAEVSPVRGTPVRATVVVVGAMYVIVGIAWFGVRGEPFTLFQASATIGTLILLVVYALATIGAARLLFFSGRREVAAWEVVVPALALVLLGYTLFRNIVPYPEGAAGIYPAISAAWILVGVVWVLARPGTARTAGSRLTANDGLGPAITPPG, encoded by the coding sequence ATGGTGCAGAGCTCGACCCCCGCCCGGCTCCGTCGCGGCCTCGGCGTGTGGGAGGCGATCGGGCTCTCCCTGGCGCTCATGGCGCCCTCGATGGCCGCCAACATCAACCCACAGGGCACGGCGGGCTCCGTCGGGCGCGCGGTCCCGCTGGCCTTCGCGCTGGCGACGCTCGGCGTCCTGCTCGTCGCGTACACCTTCGTGCGGCTGTGCCAGCGGTTCCACCACGCCGGCAGCGTCTACGGGTTCGTCGGCGCCACGCTCGGCCCGCGCGCCGGTGTCGTCGCCGGGTGGTCGCTGCTGGGCACGTACGTGTTCTACGGGGTCGTCACGTCGACGGCGGCCGGGATCTTCGGGGCCGACGCCCTGCGCGTGCTCGGCATCTGGCCCGACCAGCCGGACTGGGCGGGATTCGCCCTGGCCGCGGTCGCCCTGCTCGGCGTGCTGGGACTCGCCGTCGTCCGGGTGCGGGGCGGCACGCGGGTGCTGCTGACCATCGAGGGCGTCACCGTGGCGCTGATCGTCGCCGTCTGCGTGGTCGTCCTCGTCCGGCTGGCCGGCGGGACGGCTCCCGGCGGCCGCACCCTCGACGCCTCGGTGTTCACCGTTGCGCCCAGCACCGGCGTGTCCGCGCTGTTCCTCGGCGTGGTATTCGGGTTCCTCTCCTTCGCCGGATTCGAGGCCGCGGCGACGCTCGGCGAGGAGGCCCGCGACCCGCGCCGGAGCATCCCGCGCGCGATCCTGGGCACGGCCGTGTTCGGGGGCGTCTACTTCGTGTTCGTCACGACTGTCGAGGTGATGGGCTTCGGTACCGACCCGGCGGGCGTGGCGGCGTTCACGGCGTCGTCGTCGCTGCTGGGCGACCTCGGGGCGCAGTACGTCGCCGGCTGGGTCGGCCACCTCATCACGATCGGCGCGGCGGTCAGCGCGTTCGGCTGCGCGCTCGCCTGCGCGGTCGGCGCCTCCCGGCTCCTGTTCGCCCTGACCCGAGACGGCGTCGGGCCGGCCGCGCTCGCGGAGGTCTCCCCGGTGCGCGGCACACCGGTACGGGCGACGGTCGTCGTGGTCGGGGCGATGTACGTGATCGTCGGCATCGCGTGGTTCGGGGTGCGCGGGGAGCCGTTCACGCTGTTCCAGGCCTCGGCGACGATCGGCACGCTGATCCTGCTGGTGGTCTACGCGCTCGCCACGATCGGCGCCGCCCGGCTGTTGTTCTTCTCCGGACGCCGGGAGGTGGCTGCGTGGGAGGTCGTCGTCCCGGCGCTCGCGCTGGTCCTGCTCGGGTACACGCTGTTCCGCAACATCGTCCCGTACCCGGAGGGTGCCGCGGGGATCTATCCCGCGATCTCCGCGGCCTGGATCCTGGTGGGCGTCGTCTGGGTGCTCGCCCGGCCCGGCACGGCCCGGACGGCCGGGAGCCGGCTCACGGCGAACGACGGACTCGGCCCGGCGATCACCCCGCCGGGATGA
- a CDS encoding DUF2127 domain-containing protein: MSAVKQVGWSGMVSSRELKTCGRNGHLTYAPDEEQLAARLRGSTALGESWRCLRCGDWVLGPAAAHGPADQAPVPARGKALRQLTILRVLAVERLVRAMVLVAAAFGVYRFSSAQTALRRSFGSWLPYFRPIFDRLGVDLDRTTIVHEATKALHAGHGVLVLVAVGLLGYGLLEAIEGVGLWMAKRWAEYLTVIATAVFIPYEVYELTKSVTVTKAGAFAINVAAVVYLVVAKRLFGARGGATAYERELASESLLEIEAAGEDVRVDHASEGSDVGMPTGRAPTQ, from the coding sequence ATGTCAGCAGTCAAGCAGGTGGGGTGGAGCGGCATGGTGTCCAGCAGGGAACTGAAGACGTGCGGCAGGAACGGCCACCTCACGTATGCGCCGGACGAGGAGCAGCTCGCGGCCCGGCTACGCGGGAGCACGGCGCTGGGCGAGAGCTGGCGCTGCCTGCGCTGCGGCGACTGGGTGCTCGGGCCTGCGGCGGCGCACGGGCCGGCCGACCAGGCGCCGGTGCCGGCCCGCGGCAAGGCGCTGCGCCAGCTCACGATCCTGCGGGTGCTGGCCGTGGAGCGCCTCGTGCGCGCGATGGTGCTGGTCGCGGCCGCGTTCGGCGTGTACCGCTTCTCCAGCGCGCAGACCGCGCTGCGCAGGTCCTTCGGCTCCTGGCTGCCCTACTTCCGCCCGATCTTCGACCGGCTCGGGGTGGACCTGGACAGGACGACGATCGTCCACGAGGCCACCAAGGCACTGCACGCCGGGCACGGCGTCCTGGTCCTCGTCGCCGTCGGCCTGCTCGGCTACGGACTCCTCGAGGCGATCGAGGGCGTCGGCCTGTGGATGGCGAAGCGCTGGGCCGAGTACCTCACGGTCATCGCGACGGCCGTCTTCATCCCCTACGAGGTCTACGAGCTGACCAAGTCGGTGACGGTCACCAAGGCGGGGGCGTTCGCCATCAACGTCGCGGCGGTGGTCTACCTGGTCGTGGCCAAGCGCCTGTTCGGCGCCCGCGGCGGGGCCACGGCCTACGAGCGGGAACTGGCGAGCGAGAGCCTCCTGGAGATCGAGGCCGCGGGGGAGGACGTCCGCGTCGACCACGCCTCCGAGGGCAGCGACGTCGGCATGCCGACCGGCCGGGCGCCCACTCAGTAG
- a CDS encoding transposase translates to MAAPKKYPDELRERAVRLYQESDPKPVIRRLAEQLGVHHEALRAGRRWEQSTVRIEVG, encoded by the coding sequence GTGGCAGCACCGAAGAAGTACCCCGACGAGCTGCGTGAGCGCGCGGTCCGGCTGTATCAGGAGTCGGACCCGAAACCGGTGATCCGCCGGCTGGCTGAGCAGCTCGGCGTGCACCACGAAGCGTTGCGGGCCGGGCGTCGGTGGGAACAATCCACTGTCAGGATCGAGGTTGGATAG
- a CDS encoding alpha-amylase family glycosyl hydrolase, with amino-acid sequence MTGSRPGMGAIPYPGGVTFRVWAPFARAVRVAGEFTGWEAGAVALEHDGGGYWSGDVLGAAVGQPYRFVLTGFSGETLWRTDPYAREMRNSNGDCVVYQPAFDWGEGFTMRGWDDLVVYELHVGTFDRGPGRGLQEVSAKLPYLAGLGVTAVLVLPPAEFPGESSWGYNSSSIFTVETDFGGPDAFRAFVRAAHDHDIAVLVDVVYNHFGVNDSAVYLFDGWHDDDHPNGIYIYDRARYTTPWGETRPDYGRPEVRQYLRDNARMWLHDYRADGLRFDMTPYITGVDSGWPPLADGVGLLRWILSETGGEQPWKLMMAEDLHRNPWVTRPIDQGGLGFDTQWDDQFVDTLRAVLAQPRDEDRSIPAVAAALRGPGEGGWIARTVYVESHDEVAQRNGGSRLPTLADPSDPRSWYARKRAILGAALTLTTPGIPMLFQGQEWLEIRSWHDDTPLDWTDEAARAGHVTLFRDLIALRRNSRYTTAGLRGPHLNVHHLNDTDKAIAYHRWANGGPRDDVVVLANLANHTWPTYPIGLPRAGQWHVRLNTDWAGYDPDFGALPVLDTSANGTPRDNMPCSANIALPPYSTLVLSQDQ; translated from the coding sequence ATGACCGGCTCGCGGCCAGGGATGGGCGCCATCCCCTATCCCGGCGGGGTGACGTTCCGCGTGTGGGCGCCCTTCGCCCGAGCCGTGCGGGTCGCCGGCGAGTTCACCGGATGGGAAGCCGGGGCCGTCGCACTCGAGCACGACGGCGGCGGCTACTGGTCCGGGGACGTGCTAGGCGCCGCCGTCGGCCAGCCCTACCGGTTCGTCCTCACCGGCTTCTCGGGCGAGACCCTGTGGCGCACCGACCCCTACGCGCGCGAGATGCGCAACTCCAACGGCGACTGCGTGGTCTACCAGCCGGCCTTCGACTGGGGCGAGGGCTTCACCATGCGGGGGTGGGACGACCTCGTCGTCTACGAGCTGCACGTCGGGACGTTTGACCGCGGGCCGGGCCGGGGCCTGCAAGAGGTGTCGGCGAAGCTGCCGTACCTGGCCGGGCTGGGCGTCACGGCGGTGCTCGTGCTGCCGCCCGCGGAGTTCCCCGGCGAGTCGTCCTGGGGCTACAACAGCTCGTCGATCTTCACCGTGGAGACCGACTTCGGCGGCCCCGACGCCTTCCGGGCGTTCGTCCGGGCCGCTCACGACCACGACATCGCCGTCCTCGTCGACGTCGTCTACAACCACTTCGGCGTGAACGACTCCGCCGTCTACCTCTTCGACGGCTGGCACGACGACGACCACCCGAACGGCATCTACATCTACGACCGCGCCCGCTATACGACCCCGTGGGGCGAGACCCGCCCGGACTACGGCCGACCCGAGGTCCGCCAGTACCTGCGCGACAACGCCCGCATGTGGCTCCACGACTACCGCGCCGACGGGCTCCGCTTCGACATGACCCCCTACATCACCGGGGTCGACTCGGGCTGGCCCCCGCTTGCGGACGGCGTCGGGCTGCTGCGCTGGATCCTCAGCGAGACCGGCGGCGAACAGCCCTGGAAGCTGATGATGGCCGAGGACCTCCACCGCAACCCGTGGGTGACCCGCCCAATCGACCAGGGCGGTCTCGGCTTCGACACCCAGTGGGACGACCAGTTCGTCGACACCCTGCGCGCGGTCCTCGCCCAACCCCGCGACGAGGACCGCAGCATCCCCGCCGTCGCCGCCGCGCTCCGCGGCCCTGGCGAAGGTGGCTGGATCGCTCGCACCGTCTACGTCGAGTCACACGACGAGGTCGCGCAGCGCAACGGCGGATCGCGCCTACCCACGCTCGCCGACCCCAGCGACCCGCGCTCCTGGTATGCCCGCAAACGAGCGATCCTGGGCGCCGCCCTGACCCTCACCACACCCGGCATCCCCATGCTCTTCCAAGGCCAGGAATGGCTGGAGATCCGGTCATGGCACGACGACACCCCGCTCGACTGGACCGACGAAGCAGCCCGCGCCGGGCACGTCACGCTCTTCCGCGATCTCATCGCGCTGCGCCGTAACTCCCGCTACACCACCGCCGGGCTCCGCGGACCCCACCTCAACGTCCACCACCTCAACGACACCGACAAAGCGATCGCCTACCACCGCTGGGCCAACGGCGGACCCCGCGACGACGTCGTCGTCCTCGCCAACCTCGCCAACCACACCTGGCCCACCTACCCGATCGGCCTACCACGCGCCGGGCAGTGGCACGTCCGCCTCAACACCGACTGGGCCGGCTACGACCCGGACTTCGGCGCTCTCCCGGTACTTGACACCAGCGCCAATGGGACGCCCCGGGACAACATGCCCTGCTCGGCCAACATCGCCCTGCCCCCCTACAGCACCCTCGTCCTCTCCCAGGACCAGTGA
- a CDS encoding RidA family protein, translating into MGEKFDLHTRLSELGLDLPPLRPKAGNYLGYVETGELLFLAGQGADGWIGRVGADLGLEQARTAARDCMLNLLAQADDALGGDWSRLVTAVKVLGFVACTEEFTQSPAVLDGASDLLVEVLGSRGRHGRSAIGVQSLPLGFAVEIEMILAVRPRPAGA; encoded by the coding sequence ATGGGTGAGAAGTTCGATCTGCATACTCGGCTGTCGGAGCTGGGACTGGACTTGCCGCCCCTGCGCCCCAAGGCCGGCAATTACCTCGGCTACGTCGAGACGGGCGAGCTGCTGTTCCTGGCAGGCCAAGGGGCCGATGGCTGGATCGGCCGCGTCGGAGCCGACCTCGGCCTCGAGCAGGCCCGCACCGCGGCGCGGGACTGCATGCTCAACCTCCTCGCTCAGGCCGACGACGCGCTCGGCGGGGACTGGTCACGGCTCGTGACGGCAGTCAAGGTGCTCGGCTTCGTCGCCTGCACCGAGGAGTTCACGCAGTCACCCGCGGTGCTCGACGGCGCCTCGGACCTCCTCGTCGAGGTACTGGGCAGTCGCGGCCGGCACGGCCGTTCGGCCATCGGGGTCCAGTCGCTGCCGCTGGGATTCGCCGTCGAGATCGAGATGATCCTCGCGGTTCGGCCCCGTCCGGCAGGCGCATGA
- a CDS encoding D-alanyl-D-alanine carboxypeptidase family protein, translated as MEPAGHLVGAVDLGATPGEWEITEGESTAIPSSALEWPGASAEKLAFMRAVYDAHVQRSTAAGARFTADLPDDALDVITGAHRARKDTAMEARALLAAARAALTADGLAARVRIGVVSAYRPATQQFAIWQGKGRSGGFPHYYEQMVRQGRLRAGDYGPRAVAAMAAEVAGWIAAPGYSNHQDGLAIDFGTGAAGEGLGAIGRRAWFHRWLVANARRFGFYPYEREPWHWTYRGAPVRIPPPSSPSSGTPGGPAAPGPGAVRGDEGAEQEADDAAAAEYVDSQKDSREDPELVAATAAYEALSAAFEATEVAGPGRETGADGKLPGVGIEVSDLDRGRRRKEAGEDTEAEDEADGEFGGEDEDGGEWEVGFTGEDEAEGSGEGETGGAESGEVEQGEAEAFLADRESGATPIAEESGTAVTFPSGATLRVVSAPTGPGEDHHDPWATGNPVLDTSGPHRSTRLSESFTVGELARSGGERFDRARIDPALVACLQKLRDHVGKAVSVTSGYRPYRYNEALYTKRYRRMPTRSRHSSGQAADVRIAGMSGMQVAKAAIDACGTDIGVGIADTYGHVDIRGSWARWTYFGDRTAKGRAALAEIDAHRRERRQGGARPVIDAISTTRYVAVAVPSKKIDEEWQAEDPQRTWPPVHNDYALLKVLSTLRVQGVGKPHARVHALQVQEPLVPLDFSGLRDSDVILIAAHGTAHGLYAMGPDAPKGLDRLVDILTGDGNLGRLRKGKKIVIVLLSCRAGLGLHKGLARRLAKRLSIDVTVGGAQGFTFGSIRSTWTARNEVLIRGIPWVMEYPGSIKLDDAENETSAREGKTITYDGKRTEIEQFLSEKKALEDSMTALVKKLRSTEVNGALDEIDARFRAEWTGMLQSQFELYSTAKRRSTLEFDMWFDHISDGYLWADSKKTTDREVGALITGRLVPAGAGLTSTR; from the coding sequence GTGGAACCGGCGGGTCACCTCGTCGGCGCGGTCGACCTGGGGGCGACACCCGGTGAGTGGGAGATCACCGAAGGCGAGAGCACCGCGATCCCCTCGAGCGCCCTGGAGTGGCCCGGCGCGTCGGCGGAGAAGCTCGCGTTCATGCGCGCGGTCTACGACGCGCACGTACAGCGGTCCACGGCCGCCGGGGCGAGGTTTACCGCCGACCTGCCCGACGACGCGCTCGACGTGATCACCGGCGCGCATCGTGCGCGCAAGGACACCGCGATGGAGGCACGCGCGCTGCTCGCCGCCGCGCGGGCGGCGCTCACCGCCGATGGCCTCGCCGCCCGGGTGCGGATCGGGGTCGTGAGCGCGTATCGGCCCGCGACGCAGCAGTTCGCCATCTGGCAGGGCAAGGGGCGCTCGGGCGGGTTCCCGCACTACTACGAGCAGATGGTGCGCCAGGGTCGGCTCCGGGCTGGCGACTACGGCCCGCGGGCCGTCGCGGCGATGGCGGCCGAGGTCGCGGGGTGGATCGCCGCCCCGGGCTACAGCAACCACCAGGACGGACTGGCGATCGACTTCGGCACCGGCGCGGCCGGGGAGGGCCTCGGCGCGATCGGGCGACGGGCATGGTTCCACAGGTGGCTCGTGGCCAACGCGCGCCGCTTCGGGTTCTACCCGTACGAGAGGGAGCCATGGCACTGGACCTACCGTGGCGCGCCCGTGCGCATCCCGCCGCCCTCATCGCCCTCATCCGGGACGCCAGGCGGCCCCGCAGCGCCCGGCCCCGGCGCCGTCCGCGGGGACGAGGGGGCGGAGCAGGAGGCCGACGACGCGGCCGCCGCCGAGTACGTCGACTCCCAGAAGGACTCCCGGGAGGACCCCGAGCTGGTCGCAGCGACCGCGGCGTACGAGGCCCTGTCCGCAGCGTTCGAGGCCACCGAGGTGGCCGGCCCCGGCCGGGAGACCGGTGCGGACGGCAAGCTGCCGGGCGTGGGCATCGAGGTGAGCGACCTCGACCGGGGGCGCCGGCGGAAGGAGGCGGGCGAGGACACCGAGGCCGAGGACGAGGCGGACGGCGAGTTCGGGGGCGAGGACGAGGACGGGGGCGAGTGGGAGGTCGGGTTCACCGGAGAGGACGAGGCGGAGGGCAGCGGCGAGGGCGAGACCGGGGGCGCCGAGTCCGGCGAGGTGGAGCAGGGGGAGGCGGAGGCGTTCCTCGCCGACCGGGAGTCGGGCGCGACGCCCATCGCGGAGGAGTCGGGGACGGCCGTGACGTTCCCGAGCGGTGCGACCCTGCGCGTGGTGTCGGCCCCGACCGGACCAGGCGAGGACCATCACGACCCGTGGGCCACGGGCAACCCGGTCCTGGACACGAGCGGGCCGCACCGCTCGACCCGGCTGTCGGAGAGCTTCACCGTCGGCGAGCTCGCCCGAAGCGGCGGGGAAAGGTTCGACCGGGCCCGGATCGATCCCGCCCTCGTCGCGTGTCTGCAGAAGCTGCGCGACCACGTCGGCAAGGCCGTGTCGGTCACCTCGGGCTACCGGCCCTACCGCTATAACGAGGCCCTCTACACGAAGCGCTACCGGCGCATGCCGACCCGGAGCCGGCACTCCAGCGGGCAGGCCGCCGACGTGCGCATCGCCGGGATGTCCGGGATGCAGGTCGCCAAGGCGGCGATCGACGCCTGCGGTACGGACATCGGCGTGGGCATCGCCGACACCTACGGCCACGTCGATATCCGCGGCTCGTGGGCGCGGTGGACCTACTTCGGGGATCGTACGGCGAAGGGCCGTGCGGCCCTCGCCGAGATCGATGCCCACCGCCGGGAACGCCGGCAGGGCGGGGCCCGTCCTGTGATCGACGCCATCTCAACGACGCGATACGTCGCCGTGGCCGTGCCCAGCAAGAAGATCGACGAGGAGTGGCAGGCGGAAGATCCCCAACGCACGTGGCCGCCCGTCCACAACGACTACGCGTTGCTCAAGGTCCTCTCCACGTTGCGCGTGCAGGGTGTCGGCAAGCCGCACGCTCGCGTCCACGCGCTGCAGGTCCAGGAGCCGCTGGTCCCGCTCGACTTCTCCGGTCTCCGAGACTCGGATGTGATCTTAATCGCGGCCCACGGCACCGCTCACGGGCTCTACGCCATGGGGCCCGACGCGCCGAAGGGGCTGGACCGGCTCGTCGACATTCTGACCGGCGACGGGAACCTCGGCAGGCTCCGGAAGGGCAAGAAGATCGTCATCGTCCTGCTCTCCTGCCGGGCGGGGCTCGGCCTGCACAAGGGGCTGGCGCGGCGGCTCGCCAAGCGGCTGTCGATCGACGTCACGGTGGGTGGCGCGCAAGGCTTCACCTTCGGTTCCATCAGGTCCACGTGGACCGCCCGCAACGAGGTCCTCATCCGCGGCATTCCCTGGGTCATGGAGTACCCCGGTTCCATCAAGCTCGACGACGCCGAGAACGAGACGTCGGCGAGGGAGGGCAAGACGATCACCTACGACGGGAAGAGGACCGAGATCGAGCAGTTCCTGAGCGAGAAGAAGGCGCTCGAGGACTCGATGACAGCCCTCGTCAAGAAGCTGCGGAGCACCGAGGTAAACGGGGCGTTGGACGAGATCGATGCCCGATTCCGCGCGGAGTGGACCGGCATGCTCCAGTCGCAGTTCGAGCTCTACAGCACGGCGAAGCGTCGCAGCACCCTGGAGTTCGACATGTGGTTCGATCACATCTCCGACGGATACCTCTGGGCCGATTCGAAGAAGACGACCGATCGGGAGGTCGGTGCGCTGATCACCGGCCGACTGGTGCCTGCGGGCGCCGGGCTGACGTCCACGAGATGA
- a CDS encoding VIT1/CCC1 family protein has product MPDSSTGSDPSARPSRASRRRWRRMLADEREEAKVYRDLAGRRNGDEREILLGLAEAEERRIAHWARLLGSDAASAGRGSLRMRLLALLGRRFGSVFVLALAQRAETRSTYRWDVDATPAMAADERIHEEVVRGLAVRGRARVSGTFRAAVFSEGATTFSY; this is encoded by the coding sequence ATGCCCGACAGCTCGACGGGGAGCGACCCCTCCGCGCGGCCGTCCCGCGCGAGCCGCCGCCGGTGGCGCCGCATGCTGGCCGACGAGCGCGAGGAGGCCAAGGTCTACCGCGACCTGGCCGGCCGGCGCAACGGCGACGAGCGGGAGATCCTGCTCGGCCTCGCCGAGGCGGAGGAACGGCGCATCGCGCACTGGGCGCGCCTGCTCGGCAGCGACGCCGCCTCGGCCGGCCGAGGCTCGTTGCGGATGCGGTTGCTCGCGCTGCTCGGGCGGCGGTTCGGCTCGGTGTTCGTGCTGGCGCTCGCGCAGCGTGCCGAGACCCGCTCGACCTACCGCTGGGACGTCGACGCCACCCCTGCGATGGCGGCCGACGAACGGATCCACGAGGAGGTCGTCCGCGGCCTGGCGGTCCGTGGCCGGGCCCGGGTGTCCGGCACCTTCCGGGCCGCCGTCTTCAGCGAGGGTGCCACCACGTTCAGCTACTGA
- a CDS encoding IPT/TIG domain-containing protein yields the protein MTDYDGQEPAWVPHLIRALEGLRTGVREFTDDQKAIIAEHGFLKDHLAGPGLTPPGPVVTRFNPTSGPVGTNVTIVGERFGTPIAVHFSGARSDTPTLNGDGSLTVAVPPGAATGRLTVLTAQGAGASKDKFTVSGGPPPPTPGDATLKSGKSIGA from the coding sequence ATGACCGACTATGACGGGCAGGAGCCGGCCTGGGTGCCGCACCTAATCCGGGCGCTGGAGGGGCTGCGCACCGGTGTGCGGGAATTTACCGACGACCAGAAGGCGATCATCGCCGAGCACGGGTTCCTGAAGGACCATCTCGCGGGCCCGGGGCTCACCCCTCCGGGCCCGGTGGTCACCCGCTTCAACCCGACCAGCGGGCCGGTCGGCACGAACGTGACGATCGTCGGCGAGCGGTTCGGCACCCCGATCGCGGTGCACTTCAGCGGCGCCCGCTCGGATACGCCGACGCTCAACGGCGACGGGTCGCTGACCGTCGCCGTCCCGCCAGGGGCCGCGACCGGCAGGCTCACCGTCCTGACCGCGCAGGGTGCCGGCGCCAGCAAGGACAAGTTCACCGTCAGCGGCGGCCCGCCGCCTCCAACGCCGGGGGACGCCACGCTGAAGTCCGGCAAGTCCATCGGCGCCTGA